One window of Ziziphus jujuba cultivar Dongzao chromosome 5, ASM3175591v1 genomic DNA carries:
- the LOC107420091 gene encoding NAD(P)H-quinone oxidoreductase subunit U, chloroplastic has translation MAASSSPTVTLYISQQSLSLPTPGNRVFFTNYTTSFESKPRRFCIRNSTNDASVETTTTDTDSESSIEAPKGPPSLISALNVERALRGIPITDVDHYGRLGVARGSSYDQVTKAYQAKVEELINQGLDEEELRSKQDLLKESFTILSTPEERRLYDWSLARSEKPERYVWPFEVDKTKPPTEPPPPQEPEDVGPTRFVGYFLLGWLILSIALSIALAR, from the exons ATGGCCGCTTCATCATCTCCCACCGTTACACTCTACATTTCCCAGCAAAGTCTCTCGCTTCCAACGCCAGGAAACAGAGTTTTTTTCACAAACTACACTACCAGTTTCGAATCCAAACCACGCAGATTCTGTATCAGAAACTCCACCAACGATGCTTCGGTTGAGACAACCACCACAGACACAGATTCAGAAAGCTCCATTGAAGCTCCAAAAGGACCTCCTTCCTTGATTTCTGCTCTCAATGTCGAAAGGGCTCTTCGTGGCATAC CAATCACAGATGTAGATCATTATGGAAGGCTTGGAGTTGCAAGAGGATCCTCATATGATCAG GTTACAAAAGCATACCAAGCGAAGGTGGAAGAACTTATAAATCAGGGTTTGGATGAAGAAGAACTTAGAAGCAAACAGGATCTTCTAAAA GAATCATTCACAATTCTGTCAACCCCGGAAGAGCGAAGATTATATGACTGGAGTCTAGCCAGAAGCGAGAAACCAGAACGATATGTTTGGCCTTTTGAGGTTGACAAAACAAAACCCCCTACCGAGCCTCCCCCTCCACAG GAACCCGAGGACGTGGGACCAACAAGATTCGTTGGATACTTCCTGCTGGGATGGCTCATACTGTCCATTGCATTGTCTATAGCCCTTGCCCGATAA
- the LOC107420157 gene encoding E3 ubiquitin ligase PARAQUAT TOLERANCE 3 isoform X1, which translates to MAVRFKFRSSLNFDTVDIEGRSSISVRDLKSKIIRQKNLNICQDFDLVFSDSLTGQEYVDGSFQIPNGASVIIKRVPAGSGHGNIDTPHISAYENLAVKDTVKTNPSGAPNTGILDFDDFGVDLYPYPGATLSSSNLDDDKKTHILYDTPNIGVARYSKQPVDGCQKIEASNLSEASPRGRDEELKSISLHRKLTMDVQEDIPLEKVDSANPAMRSGDLPSELKCLLCKSFFKAAVMIPCCQHSFCEKCICEVLHEKGKCPKCFSTKCRVEDLLPNVSLRQAIVHFLESQILTTGFGNDYQRYAPDGESGIQAEDVSCGVSILQKQPELPHSPSGTGKGSNNIMTDSAYSSPFKTKPSNLVGANNLLKLPAFSPKKKQIDKSGCENAMALDEFQGESQPMHEEAESTIKKKDPVGFNTAGGINGIVKTGRNKKGPQTCFMCGSPDHFIRECPVALSPHSMLQAGNAIFPGAMPGYMPYWNRPPMPHFRPFCNLYGDPGMMPFNATMVPASPFPVPNYHSSMYGPIQAFGRYMRMGPIAPQQAGEDHCLSHSEFLDVQDQIKRQKLSNEDVRREQYSDVDNERVFGKKHSYSEKGRSHDHKSVMSREKNVSYSDCSSSQRKHSHHSHKHYDIDGDDECHQKAHHSSIGSGDKRLNNQTERLSSEDDDMPCSTSWQSEKRQKHHHKSSDKVNKKSVQYGGDSSQDRYQTKNKNHSKRSVIECDMKRHHRKHHSRSELQLDQSSSINHRQRKKDAGPISRHSQHDLKSNNDEPSHERWQMISGSDEDGTKECRYYKRKRGH; encoded by the exons ATGGCCGTCCGGTTCAAATTCAGAAGCTCATTGAATTTCGATACGGTTGACATCGAAGGCAGGTCCTCCATATCCGTTCGTGATCTCAAATCCAAGATCATCCGCCAAAAGAACCTTAACATCTGTCAAGACTTCGATCTCGTATTCTCTGACTCCCTAACCGGTCAAG AGTATGTTGACGGGAGCTTCCAAATTCCAAATGGGGCTAGTGTGATAATCAAAAGAGTGCCGGCAGGGTCAGGGCACGGGAATAT TGATACTCCTCACATTAGTGCTTACGAGAATCTTGCGGTCAAGGACACCGTGAAGACCAATCCATCTGGTGCACCG AATACTGGTATCCTTGACTTTGATGACTTTGGGGTTGATTTGTATCCTTATCCTGGGGCAACATTATCTAGTTCTAATCTTGATGATGACAAGAAAACTCACATTTTGTATGATACTCCAAATATTGGAGTTGCAAG ATATTCTAAGCAACCTGTGGATGGATGTCAGAAAATTGAGGCAAGCAACCTTTCTGAGGCTAGTCCTAGAG GTCGTGATGAGGAACTTAAATCTATTTCGTTGCACAGAAAATTAACTATGGATGTTCAGGAGGACATTCCACTAGAGAA GGTGGACAGTGCTAATCCAGCTATGCGAAGTGGGGATTTGCCATCAGAGCTAAAATGTTTGCTTTGCAAGTCATTTTTTAAGGCAGCCGTGATGATACCTTGCTGCCAGCATAGTTTTTGCGAGAAAT GCATTTGTGAAGTGCTGCATGAGAAGGGAAAGTGTCCCAAGTGCTTTTCTACCAAATGCAGAGTAGAAGATTTATTACCAAATGTTTCTCTTAGACAAGCAATTGTGCATTTCCTTGAATCTCAAATCTTGACTACTGGTTTTGGCAATGATTATCAGCGTTATGCTCCAG atggaGAATCTGGAATTCAAGCAGAAGATGTTTCATGTGGTGTGTCTATTCTCCAAAAACAGCCAGAGTTGCCTCATTCTCCCTCTGGAACTGGGAAGGgatcaaataatataatgacAGATTCAGCTTACAGCTCACCGTTTAAAACAAAACCATCCAATCTAGTGGGTGCAAATAATTTGCTGAAACTACCTGCTTTTTCTCCCAAGAAAAAGCAAATAGATAAAAGTGGATGTGAGAATGCGATGGCTTTGgatgagttccaaggggaaAGCCAGCCCATGCATGAGGAAG CTGAATCtacaataaagaaaaaggatccAGTAGGCTTTAATACAGCAG GTGGAATAAATGGTATAGTGAAGACTGGAAGAAACAAAAAg GGTCCCCAAACCTGCTTCATGTGTGGTTCTCCAGACCATTTCATTAGAGAATGCCCAGTTGCATTAAGCCCACATTCTATGCTTCAAGCAG GAAATGCTATTTTTCCAGGTGCTATGCCAGGTTATATGCCTTATTGGAACAGGCCCCCTATGCCTCATTTCAGGCCCTTTTGTAACCTTTATGGCGATCCTGGAATGATGCCTTTTAATGCAACTATGGTTCCAGCTTCTCCTTTCCCTGTTCCAAACTATCACTCATCTATGTATGGCCCTATTCAAGCCTTTGG CAGATACATGAGGATGGGACCCATTGCACCTCAACAAGCTGGTGAAGATCACTGTCTAAGTCATTCAGAATTTTTGGATGTTCAAGATCAGATAAAGAGACAAAAGCTTTCAAATGAGGATGTGAGGAG GGAACAATATAGTGATGTGGATAATGAGAGAGTTTTTGGAAAGAAGCATTCCTATAGTGAGAAAGGAAGATCACATGATCATAAATCTGTTATGAGCAGGGAAAAGAATGTAAGCTACTCTGATTGCAGCTCCAGCCAGAGGAAACATAGTCATCACAGTCATAAACATTATGACATTGATGGCGATGATGAATGTCACCAGAAGGCTCATCATTCTTCAATTGGCAGTGGTGACAAGAGGTTAAATAATCAAACAGAGAGATTAAGTTCAGAAGATGATGATATGCCTTGCAGCACCAGTTGGCAGAGTGAAAAGAGGCAGAAGCACCATCACAAGAGCTCCGATAAGGTTAATAAAAAGAGTGTGCAGTATGGCGGTGATTCAAGTCAGGATCGGTAtcagaccaaaaataaaaatcatagtAAGAGGAGTGTAATCGAGTGTGACATGAAAAGACACCATAGAAAACATCATAGCCGTTCAGAGTTGCAATTGGACCAAAGTTCTTCCATCAATCACAGGCAGCGAAAGAAAGATGCTGGTCCCATTTCAAGACATTCCCAACATGATTTGAAGTCTAATAATGATGAGCCGAGTCATGAGAGGTGGCAGATGATTAGTGGGTCAGATGAGGATGGTACAAAAGAATGTCGGTATTATAAGCGGAAAAGAGGGCACTAA
- the LOC107420157 gene encoding E3 ubiquitin ligase PARAQUAT TOLERANCE 3 isoform X2, which yields MAVRFKFRSSLNFDTVDIEGRSSISVRDLKSKIIRQKNLNICQDFDLVFSDSLTGQEYVDGSFQIPNGASVIIKRVPAGSGHGNIDTPHISAYENLAVKDTVKTNPSGAPNTGILDFDDFGVDLYPYPGATLSSSNLDDDKKTHILYDTPNIGVARYSKQPVDGCQKIEASNLSEASPRGRDEELKSISLHRKLTMDVQEDIPLEKVDSANPAMRSGDLPSELKCLLCKSFFKAAVMIPCCQHSFCEKCICEVLHEKGKCPKCFSTKCRVEDLLPNVSLRQAIVHFLESQILTTGFGNDYQRYAPDGESGIQAEDVSCGVSILQKQPELPHSPSGTGKGSNNIMTDSAYSSPFKTKPSNLVGANNLLKLPAFSPKKKQIDKSGCENAMALDEFQGESQPMHEEAESTIKKKDPVGFNTAGGINGIVKTGRNKKGPQTCFMCGSPDHFIRECPVALSPHSMLQAGNAIFPGAMPGYMPYWNRPPMPHFRPFCNLYGDPGMMPFNATMVPASPFPVPNYHSSMYGPIQAFGYMRMGPIAPQQAGEDHCLSHSEFLDVQDQIKRQKLSNEDVRREQYSDVDNERVFGKKHSYSEKGRSHDHKSVMSREKNVSYSDCSSSQRKHSHHSHKHYDIDGDDECHQKAHHSSIGSGDKRLNNQTERLSSEDDDMPCSTSWQSEKRQKHHHKSSDKVNKKSVQYGGDSSQDRYQTKNKNHSKRSVIECDMKRHHRKHHSRSELQLDQSSSINHRQRKKDAGPISRHSQHDLKSNNDEPSHERWQMISGSDEDGTKECRYYKRKRGH from the exons ATGGCCGTCCGGTTCAAATTCAGAAGCTCATTGAATTTCGATACGGTTGACATCGAAGGCAGGTCCTCCATATCCGTTCGTGATCTCAAATCCAAGATCATCCGCCAAAAGAACCTTAACATCTGTCAAGACTTCGATCTCGTATTCTCTGACTCCCTAACCGGTCAAG AGTATGTTGACGGGAGCTTCCAAATTCCAAATGGGGCTAGTGTGATAATCAAAAGAGTGCCGGCAGGGTCAGGGCACGGGAATAT TGATACTCCTCACATTAGTGCTTACGAGAATCTTGCGGTCAAGGACACCGTGAAGACCAATCCATCTGGTGCACCG AATACTGGTATCCTTGACTTTGATGACTTTGGGGTTGATTTGTATCCTTATCCTGGGGCAACATTATCTAGTTCTAATCTTGATGATGACAAGAAAACTCACATTTTGTATGATACTCCAAATATTGGAGTTGCAAG ATATTCTAAGCAACCTGTGGATGGATGTCAGAAAATTGAGGCAAGCAACCTTTCTGAGGCTAGTCCTAGAG GTCGTGATGAGGAACTTAAATCTATTTCGTTGCACAGAAAATTAACTATGGATGTTCAGGAGGACATTCCACTAGAGAA GGTGGACAGTGCTAATCCAGCTATGCGAAGTGGGGATTTGCCATCAGAGCTAAAATGTTTGCTTTGCAAGTCATTTTTTAAGGCAGCCGTGATGATACCTTGCTGCCAGCATAGTTTTTGCGAGAAAT GCATTTGTGAAGTGCTGCATGAGAAGGGAAAGTGTCCCAAGTGCTTTTCTACCAAATGCAGAGTAGAAGATTTATTACCAAATGTTTCTCTTAGACAAGCAATTGTGCATTTCCTTGAATCTCAAATCTTGACTACTGGTTTTGGCAATGATTATCAGCGTTATGCTCCAG atggaGAATCTGGAATTCAAGCAGAAGATGTTTCATGTGGTGTGTCTATTCTCCAAAAACAGCCAGAGTTGCCTCATTCTCCCTCTGGAACTGGGAAGGgatcaaataatataatgacAGATTCAGCTTACAGCTCACCGTTTAAAACAAAACCATCCAATCTAGTGGGTGCAAATAATTTGCTGAAACTACCTGCTTTTTCTCCCAAGAAAAAGCAAATAGATAAAAGTGGATGTGAGAATGCGATGGCTTTGgatgagttccaaggggaaAGCCAGCCCATGCATGAGGAAG CTGAATCtacaataaagaaaaaggatccAGTAGGCTTTAATACAGCAG GTGGAATAAATGGTATAGTGAAGACTGGAAGAAACAAAAAg GGTCCCCAAACCTGCTTCATGTGTGGTTCTCCAGACCATTTCATTAGAGAATGCCCAGTTGCATTAAGCCCACATTCTATGCTTCAAGCAG GAAATGCTATTTTTCCAGGTGCTATGCCAGGTTATATGCCTTATTGGAACAGGCCCCCTATGCCTCATTTCAGGCCCTTTTGTAACCTTTATGGCGATCCTGGAATGATGCCTTTTAATGCAACTATGGTTCCAGCTTCTCCTTTCCCTGTTCCAAACTATCACTCATCTATGTATGGCCCTATTCAAGCCTTTGG ATACATGAGGATGGGACCCATTGCACCTCAACAAGCTGGTGAAGATCACTGTCTAAGTCATTCAGAATTTTTGGATGTTCAAGATCAGATAAAGAGACAAAAGCTTTCAAATGAGGATGTGAGGAG GGAACAATATAGTGATGTGGATAATGAGAGAGTTTTTGGAAAGAAGCATTCCTATAGTGAGAAAGGAAGATCACATGATCATAAATCTGTTATGAGCAGGGAAAAGAATGTAAGCTACTCTGATTGCAGCTCCAGCCAGAGGAAACATAGTCATCACAGTCATAAACATTATGACATTGATGGCGATGATGAATGTCACCAGAAGGCTCATCATTCTTCAATTGGCAGTGGTGACAAGAGGTTAAATAATCAAACAGAGAGATTAAGTTCAGAAGATGATGATATGCCTTGCAGCACCAGTTGGCAGAGTGAAAAGAGGCAGAAGCACCATCACAAGAGCTCCGATAAGGTTAATAAAAAGAGTGTGCAGTATGGCGGTGATTCAAGTCAGGATCGGTAtcagaccaaaaataaaaatcatagtAAGAGGAGTGTAATCGAGTGTGACATGAAAAGACACCATAGAAAACATCATAGCCGTTCAGAGTTGCAATTGGACCAAAGTTCTTCCATCAATCACAGGCAGCGAAAGAAAGATGCTGGTCCCATTTCAAGACATTCCCAACATGATTTGAAGTCTAATAATGATGAGCCGAGTCATGAGAGGTGGCAGATGATTAGTGGGTCAGATGAGGATGGTACAAAAGAATGTCGGTATTATAAGCGGAAAAGAGGGCACTAA
- the LOC107420076 gene encoding transcription factor MYB123: protein MGRSPCCSKEGLNRGAWTALEDKILTGYINAHGEGKWRNLPKRAGLKRCGKSCRLRWLNYLRPDIKRGNISHDEEELIIRLHKLLGNRWSLIAGRLPGRTDNEIKNYWNTTLCKKANAQPSSPPSKQNSQRKSKAKSQPSEPKITKPSDSASSAATKTQVVRAKASRCTATVVIPTLSPPGETCTHKLNSSAATVDPLELQFRDQNNLVNNQPQDSAGSEMHCGAHEEQFHGTHSQGCDMLKFSYDCDGDNWENFNNLTMSTDELPFEEPIFNDFAVGRLEDDNADLSLESLAFLLECEEWPTDT from the exons ATGGGAAGGAGTCCATGTTGCTCCAAGGAAGGACTAAACAGAGGAGCCTGGACTGCCTTAGAAGATAAAATTCTAACAGGTTATATTAATGCTCACGGAGAGGGAAAATGGAGAAACCTACCCAAGAGAGCTG GTTTAAAGAGATGTGGTAAGAGTTGCAGACTTCGATGGCTAAATTATCTTAGACCGGACATAAAGAGAGGTAACATATCTCATGATGAAGAGGAACTCATTATCAGACTTCACAAACTGCTTGGTAACAG ATGGTCTCTAATAGCTGGAAGGCTGCCGGGGCGAACAGACAATGAAATCAAGAACTATTGGAACACTACTTTATGTAAAAAAGCTAACGCCCAGCCATCTTCACCGCCATCGAAGCAGAATTCGCAAAGAAAATCCAAAGCCAAAAGTCAACCCAGTGAACCCAAAATAACCAAGCCATCGGACTCGGCATCATCGGCTGCTACTAAAACCCAAGTGGTAAGAGCCAAGGCCTCCAGGTGTACAGCAACAGTAGTAATCCCAACACTCTCACCCCCAGGTGAGACTTGCACTCACAAGCTCAACTCATCGGCAGCCACAGTGGACCCATTGGAGCTTCAATTCCGGGATCAGaataatttggtaaataatCAACCCCAAGATTCTGCTGGGTCAGAAATGCACTGTGGAGCTCATGAAGAACAGTTTCATGGGACTCATTCACAAGGCTGCGATATGTTGAAATTTAGCTATGATTGTGATGGTGACAACTGGGAAAACTTCAATAATTTAACCATGAGTACCGATGAGTTACCCTTTGAGGAGCCAATTTTCAATGATTTCGCTGTGGGCCGCCTTGAGGACGACAATGCTGATCTGAGCTTAGAATCTTTGGCATTTTTACTTGAATGCGAGGAATGGCCAACTGATACATAa
- the LOC125423091 gene encoding transcription factor WER, whose product MGKTACSSEEGLNKGAWSSQEDQILTDYIKTHGEGKWRNIPKQAGLKRCGKSCRLRWLNYLRPNIKRGNISLEEEDLIIRLHKLLGNRWSLIAGRLPGRTDNEIKNYWNTTLLKKIQGKQSKLRSKNEKTKVTPKPHELDNIGIISVAADHAASEEKLNLENKVKDNIITNTSCQKDNSGKQAWNFKVEEFLVSDKSSDIDFWKLCHELSETFDSEEGGGSSTSSSSYGELRRKYWPSSCQPLLFSEEIMLEEWIKKDDIVGCTHQKLTKIDELLNDRLNWNSS is encoded by the exons ATGGGAAAAACTGCTTGCAGCTCCGAGGAGGGACTGAACAAAGGAGCTTGGAGTTCTCAGGAGGACCAAATTCTCACAGATTACATCAAAACCCACGGTGAaggaaaatggagaaatattccTAAGCAAGCTG GTCTAAAAAGGTGCGGAAAGAGCTGCAGATTAAGATGGTTGAATTATCTCAGACCTAATATCAAAAGGGGTAATATATCTCTAGAGGAAGAGGATCTCATCATTAGGCTCCATAAGCTGTTGGGCAACAG ATGGTCTCTTATAGCAGGGAGACTTCCAGGACGAACAGATAATGAAATCAAGAACTATTGGAATACAACTCTATTAAAGAAAATACAAGGTAAACAGTCAAAGCTTCGGTCTAAGAATGAGAAGACGAAGGTCACACCGAAGCCACACGAACTCGACAATATTGGCATAATTAGTGTTGCGGCTGATCATGCAGCCTctgaagaaaaattaaatttggaaaataaggTGAAAGATAATATTATTACGAATACTAGTTGTCAGAAAGATAATTCAGGAAAACAGGCATGGAATTTTAAAGTAGAGGAGTTTTTGGTGTCTGATAAATCATCGGATATAGACTTCTGGAAATTGTGTCACGAGCTTTCGGAGACTTTCGATTCGGAGGAAGGTGGTGGTAGTAGTACTAGCAGCAGCAGCTATGGGGAGTTGAGAAGGAAATACTGGCCATCTTCATGTCAACCTCTTTTGTTTTCTGAGGAAATAATGCTCGAGGAATGGATAAAGAAAGATGATATTGTTGGTTGCACCCATCAAAAATTGACCAAAATTGATGAGCTTCTTAATGATCGCTTGAATTGGAACTCAAGCTAA
- the LOC107420060 gene encoding trihelix transcription factor GTL2, with product MQSDYEIAGIVPHQQFMDTDCCSSVFPLLTPPIPNHHDPLHHHQHHPQLHHHSQQQQKQQQHYHMNHNHPVHPVPPITHQFFQQQRLPFQALQHQQQQEEQQQGGRLHHHHQQQQLRLEQEPGQSPNNFFPVNFKLGLNENSRRQECALNGELFHGNELHASESTRPYSSGFLPKCWQTQEYSATREPFWNPLGTDISNTNKKHSQVDVRERCKELESKYRLYGELEAIYSLAKIGETNQTGSGSALTGENSPATVDLAVPLGDPHGHNDGATVAVGVDNGSEASIGEETTTVRKVHKTRKTKRKLKEQLNSMTEFLESLVKQVMSHQESLHKRFLEVLEKIDKERREREEAWRREEAEKHNREVIARVREQALASRREAVIVSYMEKITGQRINLPSRRTTPLLFQQPEISTEEPAREVAQPNIKIDTNSRWPKSEVEALIRVRSGVEVKFQEPGPKGPLWEAVSALMASMGYQRSAKRCKEKWENINKYFRKSKDSGKKRSQQSKTCSYFDQLDQLYTRTPNNDPSSSSVSSGFEVQRQSYTELLEAFTAGGDDGIAQTLSGGNFDVSEMGSSKFRFNGIVDDKLGFEGEEHGTTENENHDDDDNEDVEGVEEKEDGVDEGD from the exons atgcagTCTGACTATGAAATAGCTGGGATTGTTCCTCATCAACAATTCATGGACACAGATTGTTGTTCATCAGTTTTTCCTCTCTTAACTCCTCCAATACCAAACCACCATGaccctcttcatcatcatcaacaccaTCCTCAACTTCATCATCACTCACAGCAAcaacaaaagcaacaacagCATTACCATATGAACCACAACCACCCAGTTCATCCAGTTCCTCCTATTACCCACCAATTTTTCCAACAACAACGCCTTCCCTTTCAGGCATTGCAGCACCAGCAACAAcaagaagaacaacaacaagGAGGGAGgttgcatcatcatcatcaacagcaGCAGCTCCGGCTGGAACAAGAACCGGGTCAATCcccaaataattttttccctgTGAATTTCAAGCTGGGTCTGAATGAGAACAGTCGCAGACAAGAGTGTGCTTTGAATGGTGAATTGTTCCATGGAAATGAGCTTCATGCTTCTGAGAGCACCAGACCATATTCTTCAGGATTTTTGCCCAAATGCTGGCAGACCCAAGAATATTCCGCCACCAGAGAGCCATTTTG GAATCCGCTGGGAACAGATAtttcaaacacaaacaaaaagcACAGCCAAGTGGATGTGAGAGAGAGGTGCAAAGAATTAGAGAGCAAATATAGGCTGTATGGTGAACTTGAAGCAATCTATAGCCTTGCTAAGATCGGAGAGACTAATCAGACGGGATCTGGTTCTGCTCTCACCGGTGAAAACTCTCCGGCGACTGTCGATCTTGCGGTGCCACTCGGTGATCCTCACGGCCACAATGATGGTGCAACTGTTGCTGTTGGGGTTGATAATGGTTCAGAAGCCTCCATCGGAGAAGAAACAACTACAGTGAGGAAAGTTCATAAGACGAGGAAGACAAAGAGGAAATTGAAGGAGCAATTGAATTCTATGACCGAGTTCCTTGAGAGCTTGGTGAAGCAGGTAATGAGTCACCAGGAGAGTCTCCATAAGAGATTCTTGGAAGTGCttgaaaaaatagataaagagAGGAGGGAAAGAGAAGAAGCATGGAGACGTGAAGAGGCTGAGAAGCACAACAGAGAAGTCATTGCCAGAGTACGTGAACAGGCTCTGGCTTCGAGAAGAGAAGCAGTCATTGTTTCGTACATGGAGAAAATCACAGGCCAAAGAATTAATCTTCCATCTAGGAGGACCACCCCATTGTTGTTTCAACAACCTGAGATTTCAACTGAAGAACCGGCAAGGGAAGTAGCACAACCAAACATTAAAATTGACACAAATAGCAGATGGCCTAAAAGTGAAGTTGAGGCATTGATTCGTGTTCGAAGCGGTGTCGAGGTTAAGTTTCAGGAACCGGGGCCAAAAGGACCTCTTTGGGAAGCGGTTAGTGCTTTAATGGCTTCTATGGGTTATCAGAGGAGTGCAAAAAGGTGCAAAGAAAAATGGGAGAACATCAATAAGTACTTCAGAAAGAGCAAAGACAGTGGGAAAAAGCGTTCGCAGCAGTCTAAAACTTGCTCTTATTTTGATCAGTTGGATCAGTTATACACCAGAACGCCCAATAATGATCCTTCTTCCTCTTCAGTTAGCAGTGGTTTTGAGGTGCAAAGACAAAGTTATACAGAGCTCTTAGAGGCCTTTACAGCTGGGGGAGATGATGGAATTGCGCAAACTTTGTCTGGTGGGAACTTTGATGTCTCTGAGATGGGCTCTAGTAAATTTAGATTTAACGGTATTGTTGATGATAAGTTAGGATTTGAAGGAGAAGAGCATGGAACAACAGAGAATGAAAACcacgatgatgatgataatgaggaCGTGGAAGGTGTCGAAGAAAAAGAGGATGGTGTTGATGAAGGAGATTGA